The DNA segment GATGAGAAGACATCGGCGATTCCATGAGAAAGTAGTGCTGGGTGTTCTGATTACTCTGGGATTGTTCTTCATGTTCTGGGATAATGACCAATGTCGAGAGACTGATGTTGTTGCAGAAACTGTTCATCGCAATGACCTGCCCAAGGTTGTTACTGGTGATGCAACTGAATCAGTGCTCAAGCCAAAGTGCCACGCGAACACGACATTGGTGCACCTGTCCTCATTTCATCAAGAGAAAGAGCACATAAAAAACTACTTGATGTATAAACACTGTCGAGAATTTGACATGATTCAAAATGTTCCAGACAAATGTGGTGGTCGAGAAGGATCTCAGAATGTCTTCCTGCTGCTGGTGATCAAATCTCACCCTTTCAATCAGGATCGGTGGGAAATGATAAGGAAGACTTGGGGCAAAGAACGCGAATTCAATGGGGTCCTAATTAAGAGAGTCTTTATTTCTGGTGTCTCTTCTGACCAAAATAAAAATAGGAAATTGAATCAGCTGTTAGCCATggaaaacagagaacacagagataTACTACAATGGGATTTCTTGGATACCTTTTACAACCTCACCCTCAAACAATACAAGTTGCTGCAGTGGGTCAGTGAATTTTGCCCTAGTGCTAAATTCATCTTTAGTGCAGATGATGATGCCTTTGTCAACACCGATAACATGGTTGACTATTTGCTAGGCATGAAGGTTCAGCAACACCTGTTTATGGGCCGACTCATTTAT comes from the Hypanus sabinus isolate sHypSab1 unplaced genomic scaffold, sHypSab1.hap1 scaffold_910, whole genome shotgun sequence genome and includes:
- the LOC132390461 gene encoding N-acetyllactosaminide beta-1,3-N-acetylglucosaminyltransferase 3-like, whose amino-acid sequence is MRRHRRFHEKVVLGVLITLGLFFMFWDNDQCRETDVVAETVHRNDLPKVVTGDATESVLKPKCHANTTLVHLSSFHQEKEHIKNYLMYKHCREFDMIQNVPDKCGGREGSQNVFLLLVIKSHPFNQDRWEMIRKTWGKEREFNGVLIKRVFISGVSSDQNKNRKLNQLLAMENREHRDILQWDFLDTFYNLTLKQYKLLQWVSEFCPSAKFIFSADDDAFVNTDNMVDYLLGMKVQQHLFMGRLIYGFGPKRQKSSKYYIPEILTTIKFYPPYISGAGILMSVYTAHIIFHMAQDLELYPIDDVFFGMCLAKAGLAPHHHSGFRTAGFSVPSTQDESFNPCYYRELLLVHRIRTFEMLLLWDAVHDANLKCVHAPQTSASTERTT